From Schizosaccharomyces pombe strain 972h- genome assembly, chromosome: II, the proteins below share one genomic window:
- a CDS encoding uncharacterized protein (Schizosaccharomyces pombe specific protein) yields MVKKFQSKLINLQFNIILTFFVYEWNHDITCLNFKVKKRRGDFYVINERFFIKYIIKKNKNPQNLTKSICNSKTSINSMRQYLATINKKLRAFVQTFLAIGGYYSITTQIVKIILITHPVLLCQCSS; encoded by the coding sequence ATGgtgaaaaagtttcaaagtaaactaattaatttacaatttaatattatattgACCTTTTTTGTGTATGAATGGAATCATGATATAacttgtttaaattttaaagttaAAAAGAGACGCGGTGATTTTTATGTAATTAAtgaaagattttttataaagtatattataaaaaaaaacaaaaacccTCAAAATTTAACGAAAAGCATTTGTAACTCAAAAACCTCAATTAATTCCATGAGACAATACCTAGCaacaataaataagaaattACGTGCTTTCGtacaaacttttttagCGATTGGTGGATACTACTCAATAACTACTCAAATAGTCAAAATAATACTTATCACGCACCCAGTTTTGCTTTGTCAGTGCTCCTCATAA
- the aes1 gene encoding phenazine biosynthesis family protein, protein MTEHSFKQIDVFSNKGFRGNPVAVFFDADNLSQKEMQQIAKWTNLSETTFVQKPTIDKADYRLRIFTPECELSFAGHPTIGSCFAVVESGYCTPKNCKIIQECLAGLVELTIDGEKDEDTWISFKLPYYKILQTSETAISEVENALGIPLNYSSQVSPPVLIDDGPKWLVIQLPNATDVLNLVPKFQSLSQVCKNNDWIGVTVFGELGKDSFESRSFAPLIHVNEDPACGSGAGAVGVYIGSSQKTPTSLSFTISQGTKLSRQAISKVSVDVSSNKSIAVFVGGQAKTCISGKSFI, encoded by the coding sequence ATGACTGAACACTCATTTAAGCAAATAGACGTGTTTTCTAATAAAGGTTTTCGAGGTAATCCTGTTGcagttttttttgatgCAGATAATTTATCACAAAAGGAAATGCAGCAGATTGCCAAGTGGACAAATTTATCTGAGACAACATTTGTTCAAAAGCCGACAATCGATAAAGCAGATTACAGACTTCGTATATTTACCCCAGAATGTGAATTAAGCTTTGCTGGTCACCCAACAATTGGATCGTGCTTTGCTGTTGTTGAAAGTGGATATTGTACTCCAAAAAACTGTAAAATTATTCAGGAATGTTTAGCCGGTTTAGTTGAATTAACTATCGATGGGGAAAAGGATGAAGACACTTGGATTTCTTTCAAACTTCCGtattacaaaattttacagACTTCTGAAACTGCAATTTCAGAAGTAGAAAATGCATTGGGTATTCCTCTGAATTATAGTTCTCAAGTTTCTCCTCCTGTGTTAATAGATGATGGACCAAAGTGGCTTGTAATTCAACTTCCAAACGCTACAGATGTGCTCAACCTCGTTCCGAAATTTCAGTCCCTTTCCCAAGTTTGTAAAAACAATGATTGGATAGGCGTCACCGTCTTTGGTGAATTAGGAAAAGACTCGTTCGAAAGCCGAAGCTTTGCGCCTTTAATACATGTCAATGAGGATCCGGCTTGCGGTAGTGGTGCAGGAGCTGTCGGTGTGTATATTGGAAGCTCTCAAAAAACTCCAACTTCTCTATCATTTACGATTTCTCAAGGTACAAAATTAAGTAGACAAGCAATTTCCAAAGTCAGCGTAGACGTTTCCTCCAATAAATCAATTGCTGTTTTTGTCGGTGGACAGGCAAAAACTTGTATTTCTGGAAAATCgtttatttaa